The Anopheles gambiae chromosome 2, idAnoGambNW_F1_1, whole genome shotgun sequence genomic sequence TGCACCCAAACAAACACGGTTGCACGGCTGGATGAGGAGGATTACGAGATGCGAACCGCTCCTAgactgcaataaaaaaaaaccccacacaaacaaacctaTTACAATCACACACCGTTTTGGTTGCACGCGTTGGAAATATAGATTAGGAGACAGGGGTTGTGTTGCACAAGATATAATAAACTTTAGAAATGCAAAAGCAaggctaatgactagcacggCGAAAGCCAAGAGTCACCACcataacaccaatacaaacaaacagcctACTTTGGTAAGTTTCACGTCTCAGCGCTCGGGAATTGTTTCTATTGCTTGTTAGTTATTGTTCTTCTCTCACGTTCTTGCTCTCGCACTGACCGGCCACTTCCGATGCACttgctctctgtctctctctctccctctgtctgtgtcttcttttttgtcgttgtgtATCAATATCACGGACAGCaacgcaccaacacaccaaacaaccgCTCGCAGACGATTCACGCACTCGTCCCCACGTAATGCACCGTGTATCCATGCACTTCCGCTCAGCCCGGAGCACAAACCGGCGACGGCGAAGGGATAGAAGCAGGAAGACACACCAAAAAGGACAGCGAAAGAAACCGGACCGgggattgttgtttttgttttcgtcccTTTTCGCGGTTCAGGtttcgcacgcacacacacacacagagcgaggAGGGTTGTTGAAAACCCGGACACAGCTGTTTCCCCATGTCCGTGAATAACAAAACCTACACACGTTTGGTGTAAAACAACGCCTACTAAGCCTATATTACTcctacccaaaaaaaaagtaattttacCAAAAGCGTCCTTGGTTTGGTGGTGTAAGTTGTGTAGCGGATCGTTTCGCTGATAGTAACGATTGAAAGTAAAAGATAAAATATTGCTTATTAAACGTCGCCGTCCCCGACAAGGGCTTCTAAACAAATCGTGCCCGTCcgcctgtctgtctgtctaCATTCCTACCTTTCCCTCTTCTCTTCCTGCCCTTATCCTTTTCTAGCACTAATGCATACATGAATGTGATTTGCCCAAAATTGTCGTCATTATGGGTCGGACTTCTGCTATCCCCTCTCTCTCCTGCCGTCCTGTACTGATTGCCGGGTAGGATTGATCAATTTATCACAGCTTCCGAGACCCGCATCCGAGACCCACCCCCAGATCGCCCTCTTCCCCCTGCCCCCTCTGGCTGAAGGGGGAACTGCACCGGCACAGGCACGCACAGGGCCGACGCAAAAGGGCCTCTAGCTCTATTTTCGgctgcaaaaaagagagaagaagtgtatgtgtgtgctcgtgtcgtcgtcgtgtgtgtgtgcggtgccTAAATTTGATTAAGCATCCGCACCTATTACAGCACCACTGATACGGGCTTGGGCCTGGCAGATGAGgatgctgcggctgctgccaAATCAAATGCCACCCGCGACACGGGCAGAGGGTGTGCCGGGCGGTGTACAGAATGTTGTTtcgtgttgtttctttttcggcACCCGTTCCCCGTGTTCCGTTGCGTTCTGTTTCCACCGGTGTACGGGTgtgcaggtgtgtgtgtgtttggttgtgcACACGCAGGCGCATTGTTCCACCGCCGTGCGCTGCAAATGTGTATGCAAGCCTACTGTGTTGGGAGCACCACACCGCGGGCTTACGGTAAGCGGGGCTGCACTGTTTGTTACCAtttcccaaacacacacacacgcgcgcgcaggCACACACATTTTTCCACCATCACTATTCACACGTTCACCACCCTTTCGTTCCTTCCGCTTATCACCGTGCACCGTGCACCTAGAAGGATTATGATTTCACGTGATTTGCATTAGAgcgaagaagggaaaaaagcgTAACGTCACTCGCACCTTCCACACACGAACCCCTCTCTACACCTCTGCACCGGTTTGTGACGGAGAAggcaaggtgtgtgtgtgtgtctttctcACTGTGTTGACTCGTTTTGGGAAAAAGGACAAATTAGATTTGCACAGCCGCTTGCAGCCCGGATCATTTGGCCGGAATATATGCAACTTGCAgtcacacgcacgcacgcacgcacgaatcGAATCACCACGGATGTTTACCACTACCACAACAACGCAACCTACCGCAGGCACGGCCAAATTCAGCAGACAGAATCGTCGTTCGGGGCTCTCTTCAACGTTATCGTTGTCGTCGGCTGTTTTGCTGCGGGGTTTTTGGTGACTTTTCTCCCTCCTCCgcttctacacacacgcacacacaccggcagACAAACCCTGCGTCTGGCCAAAAACACCCGACCCGAACCCGACGTGCGACAGCGCGATGAAAGCTCGAGCGAGCTGTCACTTCGTACGgctttttcgtgtttttgaATGCGCGCCGTGACGGTTAATCGGTTGTTCGTTGCATGGTtgcaattataaaaaaaagatttattcTGTCTTTTAAGAAGAGTAAAATCCCCGATTAAGGAAAATCGATGTGAAATGAAGTTTAAAAGCAATGGGAAATTATTCCGCAAATCTTTTCCGACATTTGTAACGGTTTTCGGAAGCTTCGAGCTGGGAGATTATTGTCCCAAAACATCGATATGTTGATAACAAATCTTACTAAACAATTTCTCACCACTTGAGAATGTTCAAAAGAAGCATCAAATTGACAGatttccgataaaatcgctgCTGCGTCGGCGCAATTCCCATTCAGCTTTCCCATTGTGCAAGCAAacacactagcgccatctacgCAAAGCTTTCAATTTGAATACAAAAGCTCGCTGTTAAACGCATACCCCAAAGAAAGCCGTTGGCAAAACGATGTCTTTAGTAAATTCGGATATTATGAgtcctttttttaaagaaacgattgtttggtgtttattcttcttttcttttcattattccgtcattctatttttcttttgttctttCAAAATTGGTCTATAAAAagtgtgtttgcgtgtatgAACTAGCGCAATTGCCATCAACAGGAACAGCAGCTTGCGCAATTTGCTATCGCTTTAAGGCTTTCGTCTAACTACGGCTATGTAAAATTGcagttatgttttgtttggtttttctcACAGGAAAACTTTGTAAAAATCCATGATTTTAGTCAGATAGGAAGTTGATCTTTCTTAGGCTCGCTTTGGAAGACTTGAGTGATCTTGGCGTTATTGCACGAATAGTTATGACAGACGGAGGTGGTGTGTACTAACACAGGAGCAGTAGTGCTGCCCGTGTCAGTGAGAAAAAACAATTGGTCTAAGTAAGTGAGGCGGCGGCACCGCATACGACTCATATCCACGCCCATTCCGGTGTGATGTGCTCAAAGTCCCACACATCCGGGTGGCCCTGGTGGCGCACTTCGAACGGCAGTATTCGACTCCAATCGAACGGATGGGAAGCGACCGTGGCGGCGTCGCCGTGGCTCGCTGTCGCTGTCTTTTGATCGGTGGCGGTTGATTGATGTAGCTGTTCCGATTTCACGATGCTCCGTTTGGCCGCCTGGCCCGGGGTGCTGCGGGCCGGATCGTACAGGGGTCCCGAGTACGCCCGGAAGTGTACCGTACCGTCGGCCGTTTCGGTGTACATCTTCAGATCGATGTTGCCGAAGGCGGCCGGTTCATCCTGATCGAGATCGCCCCGGTAGGCGGACTGGCGGAAGAAGCGTGCCAGCGTCTCCAGGTCGGTAATGTTCTGCAGGATCTTCTCCATCGTGGAGGACGGAGCGGTAGTGTTGGTTGCGTTCGCCGTAGCCTGTCCGATGTCGAGCGCTTCCTTGAAGTAGGGCACCCCATTCGTTAACCAGTACCCGTCGGACACGATCTTGTCGGTGATGTCTTCCGCGTGCAGCCGACCGGGCAGCTGATCCACCACCCAGAACATGCCCGATCCAAAGGTATGACCAACGCTGGGTTCCACCACCAGCTCTTCCCCGGCGACCGGTTCGGGTGCTTTTGGAATCGTCACCATCCGCACCTGACGGATCGAGGACAGATGCTCCTTAAAATCATCGTCCACGTAGTCTTCCATCCGCTTCGTTACAATGCGCTGATGTTCACCGTCCGCTACCACATCCTGTCCGCCCCCAGCAGCAATGTCATTGTCCTCCACTGACTGGTCCACCGCCACCGATGCCGGGGAGGTTGCAAGCAGCTCCACCTCAGTCTCATTGCTTCCCACAAACCGTGACATATCGATCACCAGCCACTGCTTCACACCCGTCGACGGGTTGCGGGCAAAGTACCGCGCCCAGGACCGACCACTGTGCCCCAGCCGATTCGCTGCCATTACGCGCGGTGCCAGCGAAACCGAGCGCACTAAATCGATTTTGCGCCACAGATCCACGTGCTCGTTTTCCATCTTCACGCCGGCCGCCACCAGCCGGTGCTGGCGGCGTCCACTGATCACGTAGAAATCGTCCAACGATGCCAGCACACCCGGATACCCGGTAAACACAATGTTCGTACCCGGCACGACGGCGCGATCCTCATCCTCCGCGGCCTGCGCGGAAACAACAGTCCGTGCCGTCTCCGCTGAGAGGTGATACCGCAGCGTGTACTTCTTCACCATGCGCAGCATCGACGAGTAGCTACCATCGGACGTGTGGCCGAGCAGCACCTTTGACTGTCCGTTCggttgctgcagcagcttgAGCAGCATAATTCCCTTTGCCGGTTCCGGCTTCAGGCCACTGTTTTCCATCAGAAAGTTGGTGTAGTAGATCTTCAGGTCGCGTATATCGACAGCGGCGTTCATTAGCAGAAAGTCCTGCTTAGGAATTTCGTAATCCATGCGCGATCGCTTCACACCCTTCCGGAAGCCAATCTCGAGCCCATCCAGCTGATCGTAGAACAGCGCAATCTGGTACCAGTAGTAGTCGTGCTTGCCCTTCATATCGGCCATCTTCTTTACCGTGTCCACGTTCGTGGTGATCAAACCGCGCAACCAGTCGCAGAACTCCTCCGACTCTTCATCCTTCGAGCAGACCGCATCGATCGTGCTGTGGaattcaataaataatcaatcaGAACCTTTACTGTAGCTCTTATAAGCCAAAGTACGATCACTTACTTGGACCAGTGCATGTAGATGTTGTGCCACGTCAGTGCACCCTCCATAATGCCAGCCGCATACGCCTGCACCGTGTCCGTGTAGGTAGATTGAGATTCTAGCTCAAGCTGAGACCAACCGTTCGTTAGGATGCTGTCCCGGAAGCAGGCACGGACCGCACCCTTCGGCACCTGGTCGAGATCATTGCGCTGGCCCCAGAACTCTAGCCGATAGCCGGAGTTCCGTGCCCAGTAGGTGGTGGCACAGTAGGTCCCGTTGTAGCTGGGACTGTTTGGGAACGGAAGAAACAAATAACGAACAAAATCGTCAGTAAAGATCACACTCTGTACTCTGCACTCGATCTTTCGCGATCTTCTTACATAGACTGAACACCAGAACTTACCGCTCCATATCGGCGAGGAATAGAGCAGCGACTGCTAGCATCAGTGCACCGATGAGTATGTACGACCCTATACGGGTCTTATGCCAGGAAGCACCGACTACCTTCAACATGACGAGAGCCGTTTCCGTGCAGTAAGGTGGCAcaaatgcagcagcaaattTGGAATGTTTTGCGACGAATCACCTGATGCGCTATACACGCTCCCCaaatacaacaacagcagataAGCAGGAGCAGAGTGGAGACAGGAACAGGATCGAACCAGCTGTACAGGGTGTTTTAACCTCCCAGATGGTCGGTGGCACACGGATCGCTCTATGGCTTCCAGCAATAATTGAGGTCTGCAATAACGAGCGGCAGGACGGCAAACAGGTGCAGCAGAATGGTGGCAACGGCGTAGTAGCTGTAGCAGAACAGTTCCCCCAATCCACGGATCCCCGATGGTACACCGTTTGGGCAGACGGATGCCGGATGGGACGCCGCTGTTAGATGCCTTACACACTGGACTACTCTCATTGGAAAGTCGGTTGAACGGTGGTTGATTTCGTGTGAGCGTCCCCTTAGGACGTTGCCGGGCTGATGCGCTGAATCTTCCTTAAGGCCActactacttcttcttcttcgtacAGTTCCTAGTAGATCACCAATCAACGGAATAGCACCATACCACACACTCTGGCTGGTGCTGGCGGAATGAGACGACAAATGGAGCACTCTGGAggggaagaacaaaaaaacaaaataaacgacTTCAATTTTACTTCACTTGGTACTGGCTTCAACTACTGAGATTTTGTTAGTGAATTAGTGAATAACGAGCTCCTAATCAGGCTTCGCAACACAAGCCTTAGTACTTCCGTCACAAACAGCGTACTGAGCGCGATTTGGCGAAACAACAGGCGATCACAACACCTCACGATCAATTTGCTAGCGATTATTCCCACCCTCTTCTCATCTGCTTCACACCTTCCGGTTTCCATTTCATCTGATCGCGAACGCAAACGTGATTGCGCGACAGCACCGCGGGGTTTTGGCATTTAATGTGACGAAAGCTGCCGAAGCGTGACgcgctgccaccaccaccaccaccaccaccactaccaggGAGGATGACCATGGATGGGGGTCGAATTCCACGGGGTTTGCCATCAAAGGCCCTCTCGGCGTATTGCAAAAGCGCTTCAGCAGAGCGGCATCATTCACTCCGTATACTCGCATCGACTGGAAAAGAGGACGAGCGCGTGCGTTGTCTGCGATAGCACGATGATAATTGAACAGTGTACGGTGGTGGGGGTTATAGCTACTACTCCATCCATCGTATCGGTGTCAAATCGTGCGGGAGGAGTAAATACAGGCGTTTAGTACATTGAAGGCGTTATCGGTAGTCTATCTTGCACAGGCGGAAAGTTTGATTAAGAGGACCTGCGTATTGGAGGTGCTAAATGTCGATCCGGAAACAGCATGACGGTATGTCGTACAGCAGATAAAGAGGCA encodes the following:
- the LOC1276644 gene encoding putative phospholipase B-like lamina ancestor isoform X1 yields the protein MLKVVGASWHKTRIGSYILIGALMLAVAALFLADMERPSYNGTYCATTYWARNSGYRLEFWGQRNDLDQVPKGAVRACFRDSILTNGWSQLELESQSTYTDTVQAYAAGIMEGALTWHNIYMHWSNTIDAVCSKDEESEEFCDWLRGLITTNVDTVKKMADMKGKHDYYWYQIALFYDQLDGLEIGFRKGVKRSRMDYEIPKQDFLLMNAAVDIRDLKIYYTNFLMENSGLKPEPAKGIMLLKLLQQPNGQSKVLLGHTSDGSYSSMLRMVKKYTLRYHLSAETARTVVSAQAAEDEDRAVVPGTNIVFTGYPGVLASLDDFYVISGRRQHRLVAAGVKMENEHVDLWRKIDLVRSVSLAPRVMAANRLGHSGRSWARYFARNPSTGVKQWLVIDMSRFVGSNETEVELLATSPASVAVDQSVEDNDIAAGGGQDVVADGEHQRIVTKRMEDYVDDDFKEHLSSIRQVRMVTIPKAPEPVAGEELVVEPSVGHTFGSGMFWVVDQLPGRLHAEDITDKIVSDGYWLTNGVPYFKEALDIGQATANATNTTAPSSTMEKILQNITDLETLARFFRQSAYRGDLDQDEPAAFGNIDLKMYTETADGTVHFRAYSGPLYDPARSTPGQAAKRSIVKSEQLHQSTATDQKTATASHGDAATVASHPFDWSRILPFEVRHQGHPDVWDFEHITPEWAWI
- the LOC1276644 gene encoding putative phospholipase B-like lamina ancestor isoform X2, which codes for MEGALTWHNIYMHWSNTIDAVCSKDEESEEFCDWLRGLITTNVDTVKKMADMKGKHDYYWYQIALFYDQLDGLEIGFRKGVKRSRMDYEIPKQDFLLMNAAVDIRDLKIYYTNFLMENSGLKPEPAKGIMLLKLLQQPNGQSKVLLGHTSDGSYSSMLRMVKKYTLRYHLSAETARTVVSAQAAEDEDRAVVPGTNIVFTGYPGVLASLDDFYVISGRRQHRLVAAGVKMENEHVDLWRKIDLVRSVSLAPRVMAANRLGHSGRSWARYFARNPSTGVKQWLVIDMSRFVGSNETEVELLATSPASVAVDQSVEDNDIAAGGGQDVVADGEHQRIVTKRMEDYVDDDFKEHLSSIRQVRMVTIPKAPEPVAGEELVVEPSVGHTFGSGMFWVVDQLPGRLHAEDITDKIVSDGYWLTNGVPYFKEALDIGQATANATNTTAPSSTMEKILQNITDLETLARFFRQSAYRGDLDQDEPAAFGNIDLKMYTETADGTVHFRAYSGPLYDPARSTPGQAAKRSIVKSEQLHQSTATDQKTATASHGDAATVASHPFDWSRILPFEVRHQGHPDVWDFEHITPEWAWI